The proteins below are encoded in one region of Chiloscyllium plagiosum isolate BGI_BamShark_2017 chromosome 7, ASM401019v2, whole genome shotgun sequence:
- the lrrc3 gene encoding leucine-rich repeat-containing protein 3, translating to MSQGSLTWLRFKIEQSMALGSLLLVFSLLQVVTSTCPRSCQCFDKNGKFVRCTGKNLKEIPKDLPADTVTLHLNSNRITKIPSNAFKDLYLLKELDLSKNAIESIDNEAFKGIPEGLKMLDLSSNRIQSVPKEVFSKIKAKIRLSDNPWHCECSLQQIIEELTLDPETVNDFICHSSVQEEYAGQPLIQILDSGINFCNIHQKTTDVAMFITMFGWFTMVISYIVYYVRQNQEDARRHLEYLKSLPSTQITKEFDTISTVL from the coding sequence ATGTCACAGGGCAGCTTGACATGGCTCCGGTTCAAGATCGAGCAGTCAATGGCCTTGGGTAGTCTCCTACTGGTCTTTTCTTTGCTTCAGGTGGTCACCAGCACGTGCCCAAGAAGCTGCCAGTGTTTCGACAAGAACGGGAAATTTGTGCGCTGCACTGGCAAGAACCTGAAGGAAATCCCCAAGGACCTCCCTGCTGACACCGTGACCTTACATCTTAACTCCAACCGGATAACCAAAATACCCAGCAATGCCTTCAAAGACCTCTACCTACTCAAGGAACTGGATTTATCCAAAAACGCCATTGAGTCAATAGATAATGAAGCATTCAAAGGAATCCCTGAGGGCCTCAAGATGCTTGATCTGTCGAGCAACAGGATCCAGAGTGTGCCAAAGGAGGTCTTCAGTAAAATTAAAGCAAAGATCCGACTCTCAGACAACCCATGGCACTGTGAATGCTCGCTGCAGCAGATCATCGAGGAGCTGACCCTTGACCCAGAAACGGTCAAtgacttcatctgccattcctcggtgCAGGAGGAGTATGCCGGCCAGCCACTCATCCAGATCCTCGATTCAGGTATCAACTTCTGCAACATCCACCAGAAGACGACCGATGTCGCCATGTTCATCACCATGTTTGGCTGGTTCACCATGGTCATCTCCTACATTGTGTACTACGTGCGCCAGAATCAGGAAGATGCCAGGCGTCACCTCGAGTACCTTAAGTCGCTCCCAAGCACACAGATCACCAAGGAGTTTGACACGATCAGTACTGTACTGTGA